A stretch of Ipomoea triloba cultivar NCNSP0323 chromosome 11, ASM357664v1 DNA encodes these proteins:
- the LOC115996682 gene encoding synaptotagmin-5-like — MGRKNRRGFNVKEAIKFLNQVLEKKPFLPFVILLFLVVWGIEKWFFSLSNWVPLAIALWAALQYGSHQRHILVEDLNKKWMQTLLQNSQTTPLEQCEWLNKLLLEIWENYIGQRLSLKLSYIVERRLKHRKPRFIEKLELQEFSLGARPPLLGLGIHGARWSTAGDQRILHMGIDWDTTDIRAVLLAKLGKTLMGTTRIVINSLHIKGDLKMIPVLDGRALLYSFESTPEVRIGVAFGGNQSQPATEVPGVRAWLDKLATDSIAKRMVEPRRNCLSLPVLNLMKKAVGGVLTVKVISGSKLSRSNIRGSPSRKQQSSVKVGPVDNHLDYIDLRTFVEVELEDLTRRTDVRPGSCPRWDSKFNMTLHDNTGVLKFNLYQCIPNSVKYDFLSSCEIKMRYVEDDSTIFWATGADFSAIARRAEFCGKEVEMTVPFEGINSGELTVKLILKEWQFSDGSHSSGLSDIVSQQSISGSSNLLQRTGRKIHVTIIDGKNLPTKDRFGMSGSGTYVKLQYGKASKRTRTVPHTSAPEWKQKFEFDEVGGDEYLKIKCFIEETISDENIGSARISLEGLVEGSPRVVWIPLEKVSSGELQLQIEAVRVDDYDRSKRNGWIELALVEAKDLIAADLNGTSDPYVRVQYGNLKKRTKVMYKTLNPQWHQTLEFPDDGSDLSLHVKDHNALLPTSSIGDCIVEYQRLPRNQMFDKWIPLQGVTKGEIHIQITRKDPHLEKKSSLDSEPSVTKARHSISNQMKQLIIKLQSFIEDDDLEGFSASLNELESLHQAQEEMMLQLETEQNLLLSKVNELGLEILNSSSPNLARRTTSL; from the exons ATGGGGAGGAAGAACAGAAGGGGTTTTAATGTGAAGGAagcaataaaatttttgaatcAGGTGCTGGAAAAAAAGCCTTTTCTTCCTTTTGTAATTCTCTTGTTTTTAGTGGTGTGGGGAATTGAGAAATggtttttttctctctctaattGGGTTCCTCTAGCTATTGCTCTCTGGGCTGCTTTACAG TACGGAAGCCACCAACGCCACATTCTGGTTGAAGACTTGAACAAAAAATGGATGCAAACCTTGCTGCAGAATTCA CAAACTACACCTTTGGAGCAatgtgagtggctaaacaagcTATTGCTGGAAATATGGGAGAATTACATTGGCCAAAGGCTATCTTTGAAGTTATCATATATTGTGGAG AGACGCTTGAAACATCGGAAACCAAGGTTCATT GAAAAACTTGAATTGCAAGAATTTTCACTAGGTGCTCGACCTCCACTTCTGGGTCTGGGGATTCATGGTGCTCGGTGGTCAACAGCAGGTGATCAG CGGATCTTGCATATGGGCATTGATTGGGACACTACTGATATAAGAGCAGTGTTGCTTGCTAAATTGGGAAAGACATTGATGGGGACTACACGGATAGTGATAAACAGCCTCCACATCAAGGGTGAT CTTAAAATGATTCCAGTTCTTGATGGAAGAGCGCTTTTATACTCATTTGAATCAACTCCAGAAGTTAGGATTGGTGTTGCATTTGGTGGAAACCAGTCTCAACCAGCAACAGAGGTGCCAGGTGTTCGTGCATGGCTG GATAAGCTTGCAACTGATTCCATCGCTAAGAGGATGGTTGAACCTCGGAGGAATTGTTTATCTTTGCCAGTGTTGAACTTGATGAAAAAAGCTGTTGGTGGTGTACTAACTGTCAAGGTGATATCTGGCAGCAAACTATCCAGGAGTAACATAAGAGGAAGCCCTTCCAGAAAACAACAAAGTTCGGTTAAAGTTGGTCCTGTGGACAATCATCTTGATTACATAGATCTGCGCACATTTGTAGAGGTTGAGCTCGAGGACTTAACCAGAAGAACAGATGTTAGACCGGGATCATGCCCTAGATGGGACTCAAAATTCAACATGACTCTACATGATAATACTGGAGTTCTTAAGTTCAACTTATATCAATGCATTCCTAACAGCGTGAAATATGATTTTCTATCAAGTTGTGAAATTAAG ATGAGATATGTTGAGGATGATTCAACTATATTTTGGGCAACTGGTGCCGATTTTTCTGCAATTGCCAGGCGCGCTGAGTTTTGTGGCAAAGAAGTTGAAATGACAGTTCCATTCGAGGGGATTAATTCTGGGGAG TTGACAGTAAAACTTATCTTGAAAGAATGGCAGTTTTCTGATGGTTCTCATAGCTCAGGCTTGTCAGATATTGTGTCCCAGCAATCAATCAGTGGCTCATCAAATCTTTTGCAAAGAACCGGAAGAAAAATACACGTAACTATTATTGATGGTAAAAACCTTCCTACAAAAGATAGATTTGGGATGTCTGGCTCTGGCACTTACGTCAAACTACAGTACGGGAAG GCTTCTAAAAGAACGAGAACTGTTCCACATACTTCAGCTCCGGAATGGAAACagaaatttgaatttgatgaAGTTGGTGGCGATGAGTATCTGAAGATAAAATGCTTTATTGAAGAAACAATTAGTGATGAGAATATTGGTAGTGCACGGATAAGCTTGGAAGGACTCGTAGAAGGGTCACCAAGGGTGGTTTGGATTCCCCTTGAAAAGGTTAGTTCTGGAGAACTGCAGCTTCAGATAGAAGCAGTGCGAGTTGATGATTATGACAGGTCCAAG aGAAATGGATGGATTGAGCTTGCTCTCGTTGAGGCAAAAGATCTTATTGCTGCTGACCTTAATGGAACAAGTGATCCATATGTGAGGGTGCAATATGGAAATTTGAAGAAAAGAACTAAG GTTATGTATAAAACTCTGAATCCTCAATGGCATCAGACCTTAGAATTTCCAGATGATGGCAGTGATTTGTCATTGCATGTCAAAGACCACAACGCCTTGCTACCTACATCCAGCATAGGTGACTGTATCGTCGAATACCAGAGATTGCCTCGAAATCAAATGTTTGACAAGTGGATACCCCTTCAAGGGGTGACAAAAGGAGAGATTCATATTCAAATTACACGAAAAGATCCCCACCTAGAGAAGAAATCAAGCCTAGACTCCGAGCCTTCAGTTACTAAAGCACGCCACAGCATATCTAACCAG ATGAAGCAATTGATAATCAAGCTTCAGTCCTTCATTGAAGATGATGACCTTGAAGGATTTTCAGCATCGCTGAACGAGCTAGAAAGTCTCCATCAAGCCCAAGAAGAAATGATGCTCCAGCTCGAGACTGAACAGAATCTTCTACTAAGCAAGGTAAATGAACTCGGCCTCGAAATCTTGAACTCATCGTCACCTAACTTGGCTAGAAGAACTACTTCACTTTGA